Proteins encoded together in one bacterium window:
- a CDS encoding metallophosphoesterase — MRAVGKAIATNPQGAAVGGVAILAVGDEVDERLLEDRLPESLQQVRLLLSCGDLPADYLEALGDRFPVPMLYVRGNHDGRHGDALLPGENVHGRVVTVCGLRILGFEGSNWYNGEGVQYTEWQMWWKVQAARPAVWRARGVDVMLTHAPPYGIHDGQDVSHTGFKAFRAMIDSLRPRYFVHGHTHLDYSPKAGRITVIRQTQVVNAFRSVLLPIDVPAPAAR, encoded by the coding sequence ATGCGGGCGGTGGGAAAGGCAATCGCGACCAACCCACAGGGGGCGGCGGTAGGGGGCGTGGCCATCCTCGCCGTGGGGGACGAGGTTGACGAGCGTCTGCTGGAGGACCGTCTCCCGGAGTCCCTGCAGCAGGTGCGCCTCCTCCTGTCATGCGGTGATCTGCCGGCCGATTACCTCGAGGCTCTGGGCGACCGGTTCCCTGTGCCGATGCTGTACGTCCGCGGCAATCACGACGGCCGACACGGGGACGCGCTCCTGCCCGGCGAGAACGTGCACGGCCGCGTGGTGACCGTCTGCGGCCTCAGGATCCTGGGGTTCGAAGGCTCGAACTGGTACAATGGCGAGGGCGTGCAGTACACCGAGTGGCAGATGTGGTGGAAGGTGCAGGCCGCCCGCCCGGCGGTCTGGCGCGCGCGCGGAGTCGACGTCATGCTGACGCACGCACCGCCGTACGGGATTCATGACGGGCAGGACGTCTCCCACACCGGCTTTAAGGCCTTCCGTGCGATGATCGACTCGCTCCGGCCGCGGTACTTCGTGCACGGTCACACGCATCTCGACTACTCGCCAAAGGCGGGACGCATTACCGTGATTCGCCAGACCCAGGTCGTCAACGCGTTTCGGTCCGTGCTCCTTCCAATCGACGTGCCCGCGCCAGCGGCCCGCTGA
- a CDS encoding ParB/RepB/Spo0J family partition protein — protein MSTTFKEFEEAQRAHGALTTRPLGVIQVPVDEIVGSVGRARYFPHGLRPGRGLTPSRVRRLMEALNHGEVLPPVLLYRLGHEYYIADGHHRVAAAQMAGQQDVDAEVVAFLPEGRTPEDIVARERVLFEQRTGITRIVLHELGQYPKLLRWIDDYRRQR, from the coding sequence ATGTCGACGACGTTCAAGGAGTTCGAAGAGGCGCAGCGCGCTCACGGGGCCCTGACGACCCGCCCCCTGGGGGTGATCCAGGTGCCCGTGGACGAGATCGTCGGCAGCGTCGGCCGCGCCCGATACTTTCCCCATGGGCTGCGTCCGGGCAGAGGACTGACCCCCTCGCGGGTGCGCCGTCTCATGGAGGCGCTCAACCACGGTGAGGTCCTGCCGCCGGTGCTGCTCTACCGTCTGGGACACGAGTACTACATCGCCGATGGCCACCACCGGGTCGCCGCGGCGCAGATGGCCGGGCAGCAGGACGTGGACGCAGAGGTCGTCGCGTTCCTCCCGGAGGGCCGGACTCCTGAGGACATCGTGGCCCGGGAGCGCGTCCTCTTCGAGCAGCGCACCGGCATCACCAGGATCGTGCTGCACGAACTCGGCCAATACCCAAAGCTCCTTCGGTGGATCGACGACTATCGGCGCCAGCG
- a CDS encoding J domain-containing protein: protein MRFRPEIDYYELLQVHPRASQEMVKKAYRTLMGEMRGHPDLGGDVERAKLINEAYTVLGDPELRRAYDRTRAGRAPASGGFSGPADGELERLAGWARKMALSVAVVVAALALARVLRSPALDLADLLAMVVLLMRIWSQVSLPGRA, encoded by the coding sequence ATGCGTTTCCGTCCGGAGATCGATTACTACGAGCTCCTCCAGGTGCACCCGCGGGCGTCCCAGGAGATGGTCAAGAAGGCGTACCGCACGCTCATGGGGGAGATGCGGGGACACCCAGATTTGGGGGGGGACGTCGAGCGCGCCAAGTTGATCAACGAAGCGTACACGGTGCTCGGCGACCCCGAACTCCGCCGCGCCTATGATCGCACCCGAGCCGGGAGGGCCCCGGCCTCGGGCGGGTTCTCCGGACCCGCGGACGGCGAGTTGGAGCGGCTGGCGGGGTGGGCGAGGAAGATGGCCCTTTCGGTCGCCGTGGTGGTGGCGGCCCTGGCGCTTGCGCGCGTGCTTCGGAGCCCGGCCCTGGACCTCGCGGATCTCCTCGCCATGGTCGTGCTGCTGATGAGGATCTGGAGCCAGGTCTCGCTGCCCGGACGCGCCTGA